The genomic DNA CCAGCTCCTGCCCCCGTGTCTCCACTCCGCGTGCGCTCGTCAGAACTCCCTCGGCCGCTGCTCTGGCTGGCATATCCAGCATGCTCCTATGTCGGACGAACGACCCCGCACTTCCGCACTGCGGAAGGCGAAGGTCCGCGACGTCAAGGGGCCGAGTCCGGTGGCCGCGTCGCCGCGCCGGACCGGCGGCGTGCAGTCGCTCGACCGCACTGGCCGGCCGAGGGTGAGAGCCGCCGCAGGCGGGCAAGGGTCCGGCATGCTGGCGACCTACCTGAACGACCACCTGGCGGCCCTGACGGGAGGGCTCGAGCTGGCGCGCCGATCCCTCGGCGCCCAGCAAGGCTCCGCCAACGACCCGGTAGCCGCCGCCGTCGAGGCGGTGGCCGACCTCCTGGACGACGACCGGCGAGGGCTGTCGGACGTGATGTCGGTGCTGGGCATCGGGGTCCAGCGCCACAAGCTGGTCGGCGGCTGGGCCGCGGAAAAGCTGGGGCGGCTGAAGGGGAACGGCAGCCTGCTGCGCCGCTCGCCGTTGAGCACCGTCGTCGAGCTCGAGGGACTGCAGCTCGTGCTGACCTACGACGCGGCGCTCTGGCGCACTCTCGCCGCGCTGCACTCCGACGGCGAGCGGCGACTGGCCGGCGCCCGACCGGCGGACCGGGCACGCGCCGCGGTGGGCCGGGGAGAGGCGCTAGAGGCGGTCCGGCTCCGGGAGAGCACGCGCGTCCTGACCTCCGACCCTGCGCTCGTAGGCGTCGCGCCACGGTGACGCGTGCGACGACGCCGACGGTGCCCGCCGGCTTGCACCGGTGGGTGGCGGTCCTAGGCCCCTCTACGACTCCGTACCACGCCGAGTCCGACCTGGTCCGCCGCCGCCGGCGGGTCGTCGTCGCGGCCACCGGTGTCGTGGGCGCCGGGCTCCTCGCGCTCACGCTGCGCACCGAGGCCGGGTCGCAGGCTTTCTACTGGTACGGCGCCCTGTTGGCCGGCTGCTGGATGCTCGGGGCACTGCTGTCCGGGCCGCTGCACCTGGGCCGGCTCGACGGCCGACGGCACGTGCTGGTGCCGGCCGTCCTCGGCGCCGGCGCGTTCGCGGTGTTCGCGGTGGCGGCGTTGGTCGTGCGCCGGGTGCCGACCCTCGATGACCTGGTCGACGACGTCATCTCGCGCGCCGACACGGGCAGCCTGACGCTCGTCGTCGCCGTCGCCCTGGTCAACGGGCTGGCAGAGGAGCTCTTCTTCCGCGGCGCGCTCTACAGCGCGTTCGGCCGGCACCGGCCGTGGCTGTGGTCGACAGTCGCCTACGTCGTCGTCACCGCGGCGACGCTCAACGTGATGCTCGTGCTCGCGGCGGCCGCCATGGGCACGCTGTTCGCGCTGGAGCGCCGGTCGACGCGCGGCGTGCTCGCACCGGTGGTCACCCACCTGACCTGGTCGGTGTTGATGATCTTCTTCCTGCCCCGCTGAACGCCGGGACAGGCCGCGTCCTACAGTCACGGCGTGCAGACCACCCTCCGCGTCCTCCGCCGGGTGGCCGTGGGACTCCTCGTCCTCCTGCTCGTGCTCGCCGTCGCCGGTGGCGCCTTCGTCGCCTGGACGGTGCGGCGGTCGTTCCCCCAGGTGTCGGGCAGCGCCGCGCTGCCGGGGCTCGGCGCCCCGGTGACGGTGGAGCGCGACGCCCAAGCTGTGCCGCAGATCTGGGCCGACACCGCCGAGGACCTGTTCCGGGCGCAGGGCTACGTGCACGCTCAGGACAGGTTCTGGGAGATGGACTTCCGCCGGCACGTCACCGCGGGGCGGCTCTCCGAGCTCTTCGGCCCCGACCAGGCGGACACCGACGAGTTCGTCCGCACGCTGGGCTGGCGCCGGGTGGCCGAGCAGGAGCTGAAGCTGCTCGACCCGCAGACGGTGGCGTGGTTGCAGGCCTACGCCGACGGGGTCAACGCGTGGCTGGCCGGCCGGTCCGGCTCGGAGCTCAGCCTCGAGCACGGCATGCTCGCCCTCACCAACCGGTCGTACGACGTGGCGCGCTGGAGGCCGGCCGACTCGGTCGCGTGGCTCAAGGCGATGGCTTGGGACCTGCGCAGCAACCTGGACGAGGAGCTCACCCGGGCCCGTCTGGGCGAGACGCTGCCCCGCGACCGGGTCGACGAGCTCTTCCCGACGTACCCCTACGACGAGCACCCCACCATCGTCGCCGGCGAGGGGACGAAGCCCCCGCTGCAGAGCGCCGCGTCGCGGGTGCCCACGGGTGCGTCCACCGCGCTG from Actinomycetes bacterium includes the following:
- a CDS encoding type II CAAX endopeptidase family protein, which codes for MTRATTPTVPAGLHRWVAVLGPSTTPYHAESDLVRRRRRVVVAATGVVGAGLLALTLRTEAGSQAFYWYGALLAGCWMLGALLSGPLHLGRLDGRRHVLVPAVLGAGAFAVFAVAALVVRRVPTLDDLVDDVISRADTGSLTLVVAVALVNGLAEELFFRGALYSAFGRHRPWLWSTVAYVVVTAATLNVMLVLAAAAMGTLFALERRSTRGVLAPVVTHLTWSVLMIFFLPR